The Magnolia sinica isolate HGM2019 chromosome 10, MsV1, whole genome shotgun sequence genome includes a window with the following:
- the LOC131257527 gene encoding uncharacterized protein LOC131257527, giving the protein MKQKYYVVFVGRNPGIYATWDDCNAQVYGLSGCKHKSFPTFEDATNAWNQYQASFPDRTARRATGSVAVRASHRPSTMDSGNCVAALTDRTQIATRNAQEAANTERVTVADVGDDQCMTLLFRLLLGLLIFYAGIRFFFRI; this is encoded by the exons ATGAAGCAAAAGTATTATGTGGTGTTTGTGGGAAGGAATCCTGGGATCTATGCAACATGGGATGACTGTAATGCTCAAGTTTACGGTTTAAGTGGATGCAAACACAAGTCTTTCCCGACTTTCGAAGATGCTACGAATGCCTGGAATCAGTATCAG gctTCTTTTCCCGATCGGACGGCGCGACGAGCAACTGGAAGTGTCGCTGTTCGTGCATCTCATCGTCCCTCAACAATGGACAGTGGCAACTGTGTAGCTGCTCTCACAGATCGAACCCAAATCGCCACTAGGAATGCGCAGGAAGCTGCCAACACCGAGAGGGTGACCGTTGCTGATGTTGGAGACGATCAATGCATGACTCTGCTGTTTCGTTTGTTGCTTGGATTGTTGATTTTTTATGCCGGTATAAGGTTTTTCTTTCGGATTTAG